GCTGAGCGTTTAGTTTGATTAACCACTGCGCGAGGTGTAATGGTTGCGCCAGAAAATTGATCAAATTTTCCGCCATCTTTTTTGACTGCCCATTCGCTTAAATTATGTTCATTAATCGATTGATTTGTGAAACCTAAAATCCAGTTAGAAATTCGGCGTTCAATTTTATCGCCTAAGCCTGGTGTTTCGTGATGTTCAATTACTCGTACTCCTAACACTTCGCCTTTCGGATCTAATCCTACAAGCAAGCGAATATCGCCAGAATAACCATCGGGCGCGGTGGTTTCATAGGCATAGGCAGAAACATTTCCATCTTTTTTCGCAAAATAAATTTTCTGAATGCCCAGCAAATTTTTATCTTGAGGAATAACCGCACTTTCTAGCAAATTATTGTTGAAATAATCTTGTGGAATAACTTGTAGAAGTAATTCTCGCTGTTGTGCTGCGATTACCGCATCAATTTTATCTTTTGTTAGGAAGAAAATTCCTGCAGAAATTATTGTGCAAAGTAGGGCAATAAAGCCTAATAATATGCCGTAACGCGATGTGATTTTTACTGTACCCATTATTTTTTTCCTTTTATTGGATAACCAGATACGCGAGGACGTGTGTAATGATCGATAAGTGGAACGCAAATATTACTTAATAAAATAGCAAATGCCACGCCGTCGGGATAATTTCCGTGATAACGAATGAGATAGACAAATAATCCCACTAATGCACCAAAAAAAATTTTTCCTCGTGGTGTAATGGAGGCTGTGACAGGATCTGTGGCAATAAAAAATGCACCAAACATCATTGCACCGCTCACGAGTTGGCTAATTGCACTTAAATGCGTGAAACCAGTGAAAGCGGTGGCTGTGGCTAAACAGAAAAAGGTTACGATCATTGCCACTGGAATTTGCCAGTGAATGATGCGTTTTAAAATAAGGAAAATTCCGCCCACTAAGAAAGCCACATTGACTTGCCACCAGCCTTGAGCAAAGTCGGTTCCATTACCCATAAAAATCGGTAGTTTAATTAATTCATAAAAATCATTTAATTGAGTGTGACTTTTATAGAAAATTTTTGCGCTATCTAAGGGGGTGGCTTGGGTAATACCATCAATGTTATGCGTAAGTTGTGAAAGCGTAAACCCATCAGTGGTTAAGCCTGAAAATATTAATGAAAAGGCATCTGAAAAAGTTGGTGTTTCCTGTAATAAATTAATTGGTGGCATCCAAGTTGTCATTGGTAATGGGAATGAAATTAGAAGAATTACATAGCCAATCATCGCAGGATTGAATGGATTTTGCCCTAAACCCCCATAAACTTGTTTACCTAATAAAACTGCACAGAGTGTTCCAATAATGATGACCCAATAAGGTGCATAAGGTGGAATAGCCATTGCCAAAATTAATGCAGTCAGGGCTACGCTGAAATCTGAAAGATAATTGAGCGGCTTTTTGCCGCGTAATTTTATTGCAATAAATTCCGCAATAATTGCCGTGCCAATGGCTAATGCGGATTGAATTACCACGCCAAATCCAAAATAATAAATTTGCGTGAAAAAAGCGGGCATCATTGCCAATATTACCCAAAGCATAATACGCGCTGTGAGTTTCCCCGAATGGGTATGTGGAGAGCTAACCATTTTAAACATTATTTTATTCCTGATTATTTTCTAATGTTGCTTGTGTTTTTGCTAATTTCTTTGCTTTTGCTCGAGCAATAGCAGCGGCTACGGCGGCTTTTTTAGGGTCAAGTGCGGTTGAATTTTCTTCTGTTTTTTCTACCGCATTTTTTGTTTTTTCTTCATCATTTTCTACGGTTTTTGAATTTGAAATAGCTTCGGCGGTGCTATTTGCTTGCGCAAGTTTTTTCGCTTTTGCACGCGCAATAGCAGCGGCTACGGCGGCTTTTTTAGGGTCAAGTGCGGTTGAATTTTCTTCTGTTTTTTCTACCGCATTTTTTGTTTTTTCTTCATCATTTTCTACGGTTTTTGAATTTGAAATAGCTTCGGCGGTGCTATTTGCTTGCGCAAGTTTTTTCGCTTTTGCACGCGCAATAGCAGCGGCTACGGCGGCTTTTTTAGGGTCAAATGCGGTTGAATTTTCTTGTGTTTTTTCTACCGCACTTTTTGTTTTTTCTACTTCATTTTCTACGGTTTGAGAATTTGAAATAGCTTCGCTAGTGCTATTTGCTTGAGCAAGTTTCTTCGCTTTTGCACGGGCAATAGCAGCAGCTATAGCCGCTTTTTTAGGGTCAAGTGCGCTTGAATTTTCTTGTGTTTTTTCTACCGCACTTTTTGTTTTTTCTACTTCATTTTCTACGGTTTGAGAGTTTGAAACAGCTTCGCTGGTGCTATTTGCTTGCGCAAGTTTTTTCGCTTTTGCACGCGCAATCGCTGCAGCTACAGCTGCTTTTTTCGGATCAAGTGCGGTTGAATTTTCTTGTGTTTTTTCTACTTCATTTTCTGTGGTTTGAGCGTTTGAAATAGCTTCGGCGGTGCTATTTACTTGCGCAAGTTTTTTCGCTTTTGCACGGGCAAGTGCGGCTGCAACCGCTGCTTTTTTCGCATCGGTTGGCTGAACAGATTGTTCTTGATTTTCGACTTGAGATGCTGCTTGCTGACGAGCTAAACGGCGAGCCTTACGTTGTGCCATTAAATCTGTGTTATCCGGTAAAACTTCCCCTTTTTCTGAGGTTAGTGTTTTAATCTGCGTTGATTCTGTTTCATTGGCTTTTTTCGCTTTCAAGCGTTCGAGTGCCGCCTTGACTGGATCTTCCCCTTTAGTTTGGGCTAATTCTTCACGGCGAGCCTGTGCTGCACGTTGTGAACGTGCTTTACGCTCTTGTTCTTCACGTTCCATCCGTGCTTGTTTTGCTTCAAAGCGAATTTTGGCTTCATCTGATTTCTTTTGTTTTTCTTTGATTTGCCAAATTTTTGCTTTTTCTTGGCGGAAATACTGAATTAGAGGAATATGGCTTGGGCATACGTAGGCGCAAATCCCACATTCAATACAATCTTTGAGGGCGTATTCTTCCGATTTTTTGTGATCTTCACTGCGCGCAAA
The Haemophilus influenzae DNA segment above includes these coding regions:
- the rsxC gene encoding electron transport complex subunit RsxC, with the translated sequence MADVLSRFNSGKLWDFKGGIHPPEMKSQSNSQPLRHLPLGTDFYIPLKQHVGTTGNLLIKEGDYVLKGQALTKGDGLRMLPVHAPTSGTIKSIKPYVATHPSGLDEPTIHLQADSLDQWIERNPIDDFSTLSPEQLIHKIYQAGIAGLGGAVFPTAAKIQSAEQKVKLLIINGAECEPYITCDDRLMRERADEIIEGIRILRYILRPEKVVIAIEDNKPEAIEAIRKALQGANDISVRIIPTKYPSGATKQLIYLLTGIEVPSGARSSSIGVLMQNVGTMFAIKRAVINDEPLIERVVTLTGNKIAEKGNYWVRLGTPISQILSDVGYQFDKYFPVFVGGPMMGLELPNFNAPVTKIVNCLLAPDYLEYAEPEAEQACIRCSSCSDACPVNLMPQQLYWFARSEDHKKSEEYALKDCIECGICAYVCPSHIPLIQYFRQEKAKIWQIKEKQKKSDEAKIRFEAKQARMEREEQERKARSQRAAQARREELAQTKGEDPVKAALERLKAKKANETESTQIKTLTSEKGEVLPDNTDLMAQRKARRLARQQAASQVENQEQSVQPTDAKKAAVAAALARAKAKKLAQVNSTAEAISNAQTTENEVEKTQENSTALDPKKAAVAAAIARAKAKKLAQANSTSEAVSNSQTVENEVEKTKSAVEKTQENSSALDPKKAAIAAAIARAKAKKLAQANSTSEAISNSQTVENEVEKTKSAVEKTQENSTAFDPKKAAVAAAIARAKAKKLAQANSTAEAISNSKTVENDEEKTKNAVEKTEENSTALDPKKAAVAAAIARAKAKKLAQANSTAEAISNSKTVENDEEKTKNAVEKTEENSTALDPKKAAVAAAIARAKAKKLAKTQATLENNQE
- the rsxD gene encoding electron transport complex subunit RsxD, which gives rise to MFKMVSSPHTHSGKLTARIMLWVILAMMPAFFTQIYYFGFGVVIQSALAIGTAIIAEFIAIKLRGKKPLNYLSDFSVALTALILAMAIPPYAPYWVIIIGTLCAVLLGKQVYGGLGQNPFNPAMIGYVILLISFPLPMTTWMPPINLLQETPTFSDAFSLIFSGLTTDGFTLSQLTHNIDGITQATPLDSAKIFYKSHTQLNDFYELIKLPIFMGNGTDFAQGWWQVNVAFLVGGIFLILKRIIHWQIPVAMIVTFFCLATATAFTGFTHLSAISQLVSGAMMFGAFFIATDPVTASITPRGKIFFGALVGLFVYLIRYHGNYPDGVAFAILLSNICVPLIDHYTRPRVSGYPIKGKK
- the rsxG gene encoding electron transport complex subunit RsxG gives rise to the protein MGTVKITSRYGILLGFIALLCTIISAGIFFLTKDKIDAVIAAQQRELLLQVIPQDYFNNNLLESAVIPQDKNLLGIQKIYFAKKDGNVSAYAYETTAPDGYSGDIRLLVGLDPKGEVLGVRVIEHHETPGLGDKIERRISNWILGFTNQSINEHNLSEWAVKKDGGKFDQFSGATITPRAVVNQTKRSALIMLNNRALLQQLSTQVK